From one Microbacterium sp. 10M-3C3 genomic stretch:
- the ligA gene encoding NAD-dependent DNA ligase LigA, whose translation MTDAEAIDDDLGPAGLGLDEARAEAADLTERILAARDAYYGRNAELVDDATYDGWMRRLEELERLFPELQSQDSPTLSVGAASTTMFAPVEHAERMLSLDNVFSPDELREWCEKAQSAAGRRVRWLTELKIDGLAISLRYEGGVLTSAATRGDGRIGEDVTVNAVRVHGIPTRLAGTGHPPIVEVRGEVYIPVAAFDELNALQARMRERVIEEARARGRGFDEAKATLSAERRFPAFANPRNAASGGLRQQLDKKDGLELEAGQARLDSLRLLVHGIGAWPAPPVASQSEVYGLLAEWGLPTSPYSRTFDDIDGVLGYVAHYGEHRHDVEHELDGIVVKVDELALHDELGATSRAPRWAIAYKYPPEQVNTKLLDIVVSVGRTGRATPFAVMAPVRVAGSVVRQATLHNQDVVKAKGVLIGDTVVLRKAGDVIPEVLGPVAELRDGTERAFVMPERCPECGTPLAPAKEGDIDLRCPNARSCPAQVRGRVEHIGSRGALDIEALGEVTAAALTQPEVPERPPLDTEAGLFELTVEQLVPIEVVVRDSETGEKKIDENTGELVRRAPFQKLGPATYPPGTEALGAAERRRRGIRKDHREVLPSEQAVRLIAELDKAKTKDLWRLLVALNIRHVGPVAARALARWFGSLDAIRSASRDELAAVEGVGGIIADAVIDWFAVDWHREIVERWQAAGVRFAIPGHPGPGAAAEAGGVLSGLTVVATGSLEGYSREGAQEAILKAGGKAASSVSKKTDFVAAGPGAGSKLAKAEELGIRIIDAAQFHILVTEGPAALDALDPDAG comes from the coding sequence GTGACGGATGCGGAAGCGATCGACGACGACCTCGGCCCGGCAGGTCTCGGCCTCGACGAGGCCCGCGCCGAGGCGGCGGACCTCACCGAGCGGATCCTCGCCGCTCGCGACGCGTACTACGGCCGCAACGCCGAGCTCGTCGACGACGCCACCTACGACGGCTGGATGCGACGCCTCGAAGAGCTCGAACGGCTCTTCCCCGAGCTGCAGAGCCAGGACTCGCCGACGCTGAGCGTCGGGGCGGCCTCGACGACGATGTTCGCGCCGGTCGAGCACGCCGAGCGCATGCTGAGCCTGGACAACGTCTTCAGCCCCGACGAGCTGCGCGAATGGTGCGAGAAGGCGCAGTCCGCGGCGGGGCGTCGCGTCCGCTGGCTCACCGAGCTCAAGATCGACGGTCTCGCGATCAGCCTGCGGTACGAGGGCGGCGTGCTCACCTCCGCGGCGACGCGTGGCGACGGACGCATCGGCGAGGACGTCACGGTCAACGCGGTGCGCGTCCACGGCATCCCGACGCGCCTGGCCGGCACGGGGCATCCGCCGATCGTCGAGGTGCGCGGCGAGGTCTACATCCCCGTCGCCGCGTTCGACGAGCTGAACGCCCTCCAGGCCCGCATGCGCGAGCGCGTCATCGAGGAGGCCCGAGCCCGTGGGCGCGGCTTCGACGAGGCGAAGGCGACGCTGAGCGCGGAGCGGCGCTTCCCGGCGTTCGCGAACCCTCGCAACGCCGCGAGCGGGGGACTGCGCCAGCAGCTGGACAAGAAGGACGGGCTCGAGCTCGAGGCCGGTCAGGCACGGCTGGACTCGCTGCGCCTGCTCGTCCACGGCATCGGGGCGTGGCCGGCGCCGCCGGTCGCGTCGCAGAGCGAGGTGTACGGCCTGCTCGCCGAGTGGGGTCTGCCGACCAGCCCGTACTCCCGCACGTTCGACGACATCGACGGCGTGCTCGGCTACGTGGCGCACTACGGCGAGCACCGCCACGACGTCGAGCACGAGCTGGACGGCATCGTCGTGAAGGTCGACGAGCTCGCGCTGCACGACGAGCTGGGCGCGACCAGCCGCGCGCCGCGCTGGGCCATCGCATACAAGTACCCGCCCGAGCAGGTCAACACGAAGCTGCTCGACATCGTCGTGTCGGTCGGGCGCACCGGACGGGCCACGCCCTTCGCGGTCATGGCCCCCGTGCGCGTCGCCGGCTCGGTCGTCCGCCAGGCGACGCTGCACAACCAGGACGTCGTCAAGGCCAAGGGCGTGCTCATCGGCGACACGGTCGTGCTGCGCAAGGCCGGCGACGTCATCCCCGAGGTGCTCGGGCCCGTCGCCGAGCTGCGCGACGGCACCGAGCGCGCCTTCGTCATGCCCGAGCGGTGCCCCGAATGCGGGACGCCCCTGGCCCCCGCGAAGGAGGGCGACATCGATCTGCGCTGCCCCAACGCGCGCTCGTGCCCCGCGCAGGTGCGCGGCCGCGTCGAGCACATCGGATCGCGCGGAGCGCTCGACATCGAGGCGCTCGGCGAGGTGACCGCCGCCGCGCTGACGCAGCCGGAGGTGCCCGAGCGACCGCCGCTCGACACCGAGGCCGGGCTGTTCGAGCTCACGGTCGAGCAGCTCGTCCCGATCGAGGTCGTCGTCCGCGACTCCGAGACCGGTGAGAAGAAGATCGACGAGAACACGGGGGAGCTCGTCCGCCGCGCGCCGTTCCAGAAGCTCGGACCGGCGACGTACCCGCCGGGGACGGAGGCGCTGGGCGCGGCGGAGCGCCGCCGGCGCGGCATCCGCAAGGACCACCGCGAGGTGCTGCCGTCCGAGCAGGCGGTCCGCCTGATCGCGGAGCTCGACAAGGCGAAGACCAAGGACCTGTGGCGCCTGCTCGTCGCGCTCAACATCCGCCATGTCGGCCCCGTGGCCGCGCGGGCGCTCGCGCGGTGGTTCGGCTCGCTCGACGCGATCCGTTCGGCCTCGCGCGACGAGCTGGCCGCCGTCGAGGGCGTCGGCGGGATCATCGCCGACGCCGTCATCGACTGGTTCGCCGTCGACTGGCACCGCGAGATCGTCGAGCGCTGGCAGGCCGCCGGCGTGCGGTTCGCGATCCCGGGGCACCCCGGTCCCGGGGCCGCGGCCGAGGCCGGCGGCGTGCTGTCGGGCCTCACGGTCGTGGCGACCGGCTCGCTCGAGGGCTATTCGCGCGAGGGAGCCCAGGAGGCGATCCTCAAGGCCGGCGGCAAGGCCGCCTCGAGCGTGTCGAAGAAGACCGACTTCGTCGCGGCGGGGCCGGGCGCCGGCTCCAAGCTCGCGAAGGCGGAGGAGCTCGGCATTCGGATCATCGACGCCGCGCAGTTCCACATCCTCGTGACCGAGGGCCCCGCGGCGCTCGACGCCCTGGACCCCGACGCCGGCTGA
- the mnmA gene encoding tRNA 2-thiouridine(34) synthase MnmA, giving the protein MRILAAMSGGVDSAVAAARAVDAGHDVVGVHLALSRAGGTLRAGSRGCCTIEDAMDARRAADRLGIPFYVWDFSERFRDDVIDDFVAEYRAGRTPNPCMRCNERIKFAALLERALELGFDAVCTGHYATLVDGPEGRELHRASDAAKDQSYVLGVLTAEQLGHTYFPLGATPSKALVRAEAEARGLTVAHKPDSHDICFIPDGDTRGWLAERVGAERGPILDRHGAVVGTHEGAHAFTVGQRRGLSLGVPAPDGKPRFVLEVRPVSNTVVVGPKEALATAEIAGERFTWAGRAPAHGTFACHVQIRAHADPVPASARLEGGALHVRPDAPFDGVAPGQTAVLYDDTRVIGQFTIDRTVSAVPVG; this is encoded by the coding sequence ATGCGCATCCTGGCGGCCATGAGCGGCGGAGTGGACTCCGCCGTCGCCGCCGCGCGCGCCGTCGACGCGGGCCACGACGTCGTCGGCGTGCATCTGGCGCTCTCCCGCGCGGGCGGGACGCTGCGCGCGGGCAGCCGCGGCTGCTGCACGATCGAGGACGCGATGGACGCCCGTCGCGCCGCCGATCGCCTCGGCATCCCGTTCTACGTGTGGGACTTCTCCGAGCGCTTCCGCGACGACGTGATCGACGACTTCGTCGCCGAGTACCGCGCCGGTCGCACCCCCAACCCGTGCATGCGCTGCAACGAGCGGATCAAGTTCGCCGCGCTCCTCGAGCGCGCGCTCGAGCTCGGCTTCGACGCCGTGTGCACGGGCCACTACGCGACCCTCGTCGACGGCCCCGAGGGGCGCGAGCTGCACCGGGCGTCGGATGCGGCCAAGGACCAGTCCTACGTCCTGGGCGTGCTGACGGCCGAGCAGCTCGGCCACACGTACTTCCCGCTGGGCGCCACGCCCTCCAAGGCGCTCGTGCGCGCCGAGGCGGAGGCCCGCGGCCTCACCGTCGCGCACAAGCCCGACAGCCACGACATCTGCTTCATCCCCGACGGCGACACGCGCGGCTGGCTCGCCGAGCGCGTCGGCGCCGAGCGGGGGCCGATCCTCGACCGCCACGGCGCCGTCGTCGGCACGCACGAGGGTGCCCACGCGTTCACGGTCGGGCAGCGCCGGGGCCTGTCGCTCGGCGTGCCGGCGCCCGACGGCAAGCCGCGCTTCGTGCTCGAGGTGCGCCCGGTGTCCAACACCGTCGTGGTCGGCCCGAAGGAGGCCCTCGCGACGGCCGAGATCGCGGGGGAGCGGTTCACGTGGGCCGGTCGAGCGCCGGCGCACGGGACGTTCGCGTGCCACGTGCAGATCCGCGCGCACGCCGACCCCGTCCCGGCGTCCGCCCGCCTCGAGGGCGGCGCCCTGCACGTGCGGCCCGACGCGCCGTTCGACGGCGTCGCGCCGGGGCAGACCGCGGTGCTCTACGACGACACGCGCGTCATCGGGCAGTTCACGATCGACCGCACCGTCTCGGCCGTCCCCGTCGGCTGA
- a CDS encoding cysteine desulfurase family protein, which produces MTVYLDHAATSPLRDEARDAWLAATVVAGNASSIHGAGQAARRLLEEARESLAETLRCDPVEVVFTSGGTEAVNTAVKGLWAARAACADAIVLPDGEHHATLDAVAGLAASERARVRAVSLDAVGRIDAEAFGDALDGAALATALVANNEVGTVQDAGRLAALAATARVPLHLDAVSALGHVPVTFRPWRGDAPAGAGLVALSVSAHKVGAPVGVGALVVARSARLAPLLHGGGQQRGLRAGTQDVAGAQAFAVAARLAEAEREAESDRLTALADRLWRGIREAVPAAELLGDPLARIPGNVHVLFPDAAGETLLFLLDQHGVAVSTGSACQAGVAEPSHVVLALGRTEREARSVLRLTLGRTSTDADVDAVLRALPDAYARAAAASARAAR; this is translated from the coding sequence ATGACGGTCTACCTCGACCACGCCGCCACGTCGCCGCTGCGCGACGAGGCCCGTGACGCGTGGCTCGCCGCGACCGTCGTGGCCGGCAACGCGTCCTCGATCCACGGCGCCGGACAGGCCGCGCGGCGGCTGCTGGAGGAGGCGCGCGAGAGCCTCGCCGAGACGCTGCGGTGCGACCCCGTCGAGGTCGTCTTCACCTCCGGCGGCACCGAGGCGGTGAACACGGCCGTGAAGGGGCTGTGGGCGGCGCGCGCCGCCTGCGCCGACGCGATCGTGCTGCCCGACGGCGAGCACCACGCGACCCTGGACGCCGTCGCGGGGCTCGCGGCGTCGGAGAGGGCGCGCGTGCGCGCGGTGTCGCTGGACGCCGTCGGCCGCATCGACGCCGAGGCCTTCGGCGACGCGCTCGACGGGGCTGCCCTGGCGACGGCGCTCGTGGCGAACAACGAGGTCGGCACCGTGCAGGACGCCGGCCGTCTCGCGGCGCTCGCCGCGACCGCGCGCGTGCCGCTGCATCTGGACGCCGTCTCGGCCCTGGGGCACGTGCCGGTGACCTTCCGCCCGTGGCGCGGGGATGCGCCGGCGGGGGCCGGGCTCGTCGCGCTGAGCGTGTCGGCGCACAAGGTCGGCGCGCCCGTCGGGGTCGGCGCGCTCGTCGTGGCGCGCTCGGCGCGCCTCGCGCCGCTCCTGCACGGCGGCGGTCAGCAGCGCGGGCTGCGCGCGGGCACGCAGGACGTCGCGGGTGCGCAGGCGTTCGCCGTCGCCGCGCGTCTCGCGGAGGCCGAGCGCGAGGCCGAGTCCGACCGGCTGACCGCCCTCGCGGACAGGCTGTGGCGCGGCATCCGCGAGGCCGTCCCCGCAGCGGAGCTGCTCGGCGACCCGCTCGCGCGGATCCCCGGCAACGTCCACGTGCTGTTCCCGGATGCGGCGGGCGAGACGCTGCTGTTCCTCCTCGACCAGCACGGCGTGGCCGTATCGACCGGATCGGCGTGCCAGGCCGGTGTCGCCGAGCCCTCGCACGTGGTGCTCGCCCTCGGCCGCACCGAGCGCGAGGCGCGCTCGGTGCTGCGGCTCACGCTCGGTCGCACGTCGACCGACGCCGACGTCGACGCCGTGCTGCGCGCCCTGCCCGACGCGTATGCGCGCGCCGCCGCCGCATCCGCCCGCGCCGCCCGCTGA
- the glgX gene encoding glycogen debranching protein GlgX, whose translation MPGTESSTALTATAGLLDPRLDDLGVRLGPDGGTLRVWSGAAEALELVVFDDADLDWAVERLPMVPRDGGVWEVTTPLLRPGARYAVRADGPHGPGNTFNRESLLLDPYARGLVAADHGGYRSAVVDGSFDWGGVSKPRIPLDRTVIYEGHLKGLSKRHPAVPPALHGTYAGLAHPAMIEHFLALGITSIELLPVHAFATEPRLLQLGLANYWGYNSLGFFAPHAPYATADARREGPEAVLREFKGMVRLLHEAGLEVILDVVYNHTAEEGIGGPRSSLRGLDNRAYYRQTDEGAYIDVTGCGNAVNTATDAAARLVLDSLRYWANDVQIDGFRFDLAATLGRDASHTFDPEHPLLRAIVEDPALEGVKKIAEPWDVGLGGWQTGNFGEGWVEWNDRYRDRVRNFWLSDIDYARRADAPPVGIGGFATRLAGSSNTFSTERGPLAGVNFVTAHDGFTLNDLVSYDVKHNLGNGEHGRDGADTNRSFNHGAEGPTPDQQILAVRRKAMRNLLGTLLLSAGIPMLTAGDETGRTQRGNNNAYCHDSPLTWLSWDHAPWQRDLLAHVQRLTRLRAENPALRPIRFARLGEHTPSASVMEWYDENGETMSGERWTDPAHRTLQYVATSTPEREERNRILLMIHGVESPTEVTLPTLEEATGFVSLWSSADEAPADEETPHGPGEVIPLPGTSMRLFRVV comes from the coding sequence ATGCCCGGAACGGAGTCCTCGACCGCGCTCACCGCGACGGCCGGCCTGCTCGACCCCCGCCTCGACGATCTCGGCGTGCGCCTCGGGCCGGACGGCGGCACGCTGCGGGTCTGGTCGGGCGCCGCCGAAGCGCTCGAGCTCGTCGTCTTCGACGACGCCGACCTCGACTGGGCGGTCGAGCGCCTGCCGATGGTCCCCCGCGACGGCGGCGTGTGGGAGGTGACGACACCGCTGCTGCGCCCCGGCGCGCGCTACGCCGTGCGGGCCGACGGTCCGCACGGGCCGGGCAACACCTTCAACCGCGAGTCGCTGCTGCTGGATCCCTACGCGCGCGGACTCGTGGCCGCCGACCACGGCGGGTACCGCTCCGCCGTCGTGGACGGATCCTTCGACTGGGGCGGCGTGAGCAAGCCGCGCATCCCGCTCGATCGCACCGTGATCTACGAGGGGCACCTGAAGGGCCTGTCCAAGCGCCATCCGGCGGTGCCGCCGGCGCTGCACGGCACGTACGCCGGACTCGCGCACCCCGCGATGATCGAGCACTTCCTCGCACTGGGGATCACCTCGATCGAGCTCCTGCCCGTCCACGCGTTCGCGACCGAGCCGCGCCTGCTGCAGCTCGGTCTCGCGAACTACTGGGGATACAACTCGCTGGGCTTCTTCGCGCCGCACGCGCCCTACGCGACGGCCGACGCGCGCCGCGAGGGCCCCGAGGCGGTGCTGCGGGAGTTCAAGGGCATGGTGCGGCTGCTGCACGAGGCGGGTCTCGAGGTGATCCTCGACGTCGTCTACAACCACACCGCCGAGGAGGGCATCGGCGGCCCGCGCTCGTCGCTGCGGGGCCTGGACAACCGCGCCTACTACCGGCAGACCGACGAGGGCGCGTACATCGACGTCACCGGGTGCGGCAACGCCGTGAACACCGCGACGGACGCGGCGGCGCGCCTCGTGCTCGACTCGCTGCGGTACTGGGCGAACGACGTGCAGATCGACGGGTTCCGGTTCGACCTGGCCGCGACGCTGGGCCGCGACGCGTCGCACACGTTCGACCCGGAGCATCCGCTGCTGCGCGCGATCGTCGAGGACCCGGCGCTGGAGGGCGTGAAGAAGATCGCCGAGCCGTGGGACGTCGGGCTGGGCGGCTGGCAGACCGGCAACTTCGGCGAGGGCTGGGTGGAGTGGAACGACCGCTACCGCGACCGCGTCCGCAACTTCTGGCTGAGCGACATCGACTACGCGCGGCGCGCCGATGCTCCCCCGGTCGGGATCGGCGGCTTCGCGACGCGCCTCGCCGGCTCGTCCAACACGTTCAGCACCGAGCGGGGGCCCCTCGCCGGCGTCAACTTCGTGACCGCCCACGACGGCTTCACGCTCAACGACCTGGTGTCGTACGACGTCAAGCACAACCTCGGCAACGGCGAGCACGGCCGCGACGGCGCCGACACGAATCGCTCGTTCAACCACGGCGCCGAGGGACCCACGCCCGACCAGCAGATCCTGGCCGTGCGCCGCAAGGCGATGCGCAACCTCCTCGGCACGCTGCTGCTGTCGGCGGGCATCCCGATGCTCACGGCCGGCGACGAGACCGGCCGCACGCAGCGCGGCAACAACAACGCGTACTGCCACGACTCGCCGCTGACGTGGCTGTCGTGGGACCACGCGCCCTGGCAGCGCGATCTCCTCGCACACGTGCAGCGGCTCACGCGGCTGCGCGCCGAGAACCCCGCACTGCGCCCCATCCGCTTCGCGCGCCTGGGCGAGCACACGCCGTCCGCGTCGGTCATGGAGTGGTACGACGAGAACGGCGAGACGATGTCGGGCGAGCGCTGGACCGATCCCGCCCACCGCACGCTCCAGTACGTCGCCACCTCCACGCCCGAGCGCGAGGAGCGCAACCGCATCCTGCTCATGATCCACGGCGTCGAGTCGCCCACCGAGGTGACCCTGCCGACACTCGAGGAGGCCACCGGATTCGTGTCGCTGTGGTCGAGCGCCGACGAAGCGCCCGCGGACGAGGAGACCCCTCACGGCCCGGGCGAGGTCATCCCCCTCCCCGGCACCTCGATGCGGCTCTTCCGCGTCGTCTGA
- a CDS encoding alpha-1,4-glucan--maltose-1-phosphate maltosyltransferase yields the protein MASPTRPSAPRPWRSGSAIPVRAAVPTPHDGTVTPRIPVALPHPSVPDGRFRPSAYVEEAVPFTVTAFREGHDIIGVHVRLFSPGGDESLHRLTALGDGFDRWSTLVVPLEQGVWRFRFEAFADDFATWQHAAEIKIAARIDTAVMRESGAILFDRAAAEKDRPRPERTALAAAAARLRDVDVSDADALTIVEDEGIARFFHDRPLRTLVTVDDDRELLVERRRAGVGAWYEFFPRSEGAKRFKDGTVKSGTFRTAAKRLPGVAGMGFDVVYLPPIHPIGRTNRKGRNNTLTAEPGDPGSPYAIGSAEGGHDAIHPDLGTLADFRAFVRAARAAGLEVALDVAINASPDHPWVTEHPEWFTQLPDGSIAFAENPPKKYQDIYPPNFDNDPAGIYAEILRIIRHWIAQGVKIFRVDNPHTKPLRFWEWLIATVNAEDPDVIFLSEAFTRPAVMRALAMAGFQQSYTYFTWRNTKEELEEFFTSISHETSDYMRPNFFVNTHDILTEYLQFGGRPAYKVRAALAATASPTWGVYAGYELYENVARPGSEENIDNEKYEYKFRDWEGAEERGESLAPYLRMLNRVRSEHPALAQLRNLSVHWSDDDSILVYSKHLDAELTGTGRADTIIVVANVDPHSVRETMVHLDTRVWGVEPGTPYEVEDLVTGAVWTWGEHNFVRLDAFAEPVHILAVKEQQR from the coding sequence GTGGCCTCTCCGACGCGACCCTCAGCCCCCCGTCCGTGGCGCAGCGGCAGTGCGATCCCGGTGCGCGCGGCGGTGCCGACGCCGCACGACGGCACCGTCACGCCGCGCATCCCCGTCGCTCTGCCGCACCCGTCCGTGCCCGACGGACGCTTCCGCCCGAGCGCCTACGTCGAGGAGGCGGTGCCGTTCACGGTCACCGCGTTCCGCGAGGGCCACGACATCATCGGCGTGCACGTGCGCCTCTTCTCGCCCGGCGGCGACGAGTCGCTGCACCGTCTGACGGCGCTCGGCGACGGCTTCGACCGCTGGAGCACGCTCGTCGTGCCGCTCGAGCAGGGCGTGTGGCGGTTCCGATTCGAGGCCTTCGCCGACGATTTCGCGACGTGGCAGCATGCCGCGGAGATCAAGATCGCCGCGCGCATCGACACCGCCGTCATGCGCGAGAGCGGTGCGATCCTGTTCGACCGCGCGGCCGCGGAGAAGGACCGCCCGCGCCCCGAGCGCACCGCGCTGGCCGCGGCCGCTGCGCGGCTGCGCGACGTGGACGTGTCGGATGCGGACGCCCTGACGATCGTCGAGGACGAGGGCATCGCCCGCTTCTTCCACGACCGGCCTCTCCGCACCCTCGTGACCGTCGACGACGACCGCGAGCTGCTCGTCGAGCGCCGGCGCGCCGGCGTCGGCGCGTGGTACGAGTTCTTCCCGCGCTCGGAGGGCGCCAAGCGCTTCAAGGACGGGACCGTCAAGAGCGGCACGTTCCGCACCGCGGCCAAGCGGCTCCCCGGCGTCGCGGGCATGGGCTTCGACGTGGTCTACCTGCCGCCGATCCATCCCATCGGGCGGACCAACCGCAAGGGCCGCAACAACACCCTCACCGCCGAGCCCGGCGACCCCGGGTCGCCGTACGCGATCGGCTCGGCGGAGGGCGGGCACGACGCGATCCACCCCGACCTCGGCACGCTCGCGGACTTCCGCGCGTTCGTCCGCGCCGCCCGCGCGGCCGGCCTCGAGGTGGCGCTCGACGTCGCGATTAACGCGTCCCCCGACCACCCGTGGGTGACGGAGCATCCGGAGTGGTTCACGCAGCTGCCCGACGGGTCGATCGCCTTCGCGGAGAACCCGCCGAAGAAGTACCAGGACATCTACCCGCCCAACTTCGACAACGATCCCGCGGGCATCTACGCCGAGATCCTCCGCATCATCCGCCACTGGATCGCGCAGGGCGTGAAGATCTTCCGCGTCGACAACCCGCACACCAAGCCGCTGCGGTTCTGGGAGTGGCTCATCGCGACCGTCAACGCGGAAGACCCGGACGTCATCTTCCTCTCGGAGGCGTTCACCCGTCCCGCGGTCATGCGCGCGCTCGCGATGGCGGGCTTCCAGCAGAGCTACACCTACTTCACGTGGCGCAACACGAAGGAGGAGCTCGAGGAGTTCTTCACCTCGATCTCGCATGAGACGAGCGACTACATGCGCCCGAACTTCTTCGTGAACACGCACGACATCCTCACGGAGTACCTCCAGTTCGGCGGGCGGCCCGCCTATAAGGTGCGCGCGGCCCTCGCCGCGACGGCCTCGCCGACGTGGGGCGTGTACGCCGGGTACGAGCTGTACGAGAACGTCGCGCGGCCGGGCTCCGAGGAGAACATCGACAACGAGAAGTACGAGTACAAATTCCGCGACTGGGAGGGGGCCGAAGAGCGCGGCGAATCCCTCGCGCCGTATTTGCGGATGCTGAACCGCGTGCGCAGCGAGCACCCCGCGCTCGCCCAGCTGCGGAACCTGTCGGTGCACTGGAGCGACGACGACTCGATCCTCGTGTACTCCAAGCACCTCGACGCGGAGCTGACCGGCACCGGCCGCGCCGACACGATCATCGTCGTCGCCAACGTCGACCCGCACTCGGTGCGCGAGACGATGGTCCACCTCGACACGCGTGTGTGGGGCGTGGAGCCCGGCACCCCCTACGAGGTCGAAGACCTCGTCACCGGAGCGGTCTGGACGTGGGGCGAGCACAACTTCGTGCGCCTCGACGCGTTCGCCGAACCCGTGCACATCCTCGCCGTGAAGGAGCAGCAGCGATGA